The sequence GTTAAATGCTTCTTTTGATAAAATACCATTATTTTCAGTTAAATAATTTATTTTCTATAAACTCACACAGCATATGGCCTATCAGGATATGCGCTTCCTGAATTCTCGGCGTTAAATCTGAGGGAACGCAAATGCAATAATCAGACAATTTACAGATCAGACTATCTTTATTATTCCCTGTTAAACCTATCGTAATTATATCCATGCTTTTTGCAACCCTGATTGCCTCGATTATATTCTTTGCATTACCGCTTGTTGAAATACCAAGAAGAATGTCTCCGGCTTTCCCTTTTGCTTCAACTTGCCTTGAAAAGACTTTTTCAAAACAATAGTCATTCCCAATAGCAGTAATTGATGATGTATTTACAGTCAAAG comes from Candidatus Schekmanbacteria bacterium RIFCSPLOWO2_02_FULL_38_14 and encodes:
- a CDS encoding phosphoheptose isomerase, producing the protein MEKMPDFWRDRMVQHINMIKSLSENESILRVLNNISEVIISSYISGGKLLICGNGGSAADSQHIATELVSRFLKERKALDAEALTVNTSSITAIGNDYCFEKVFSRQVEAKGKAGDILLGISTSGNAKNIIEAIRVAKSMDIITIGLTGNNKDSLICKLSDYCICVPSDLTPRIQEAHILIGHMLCEFIENKLFN